A stretch of DNA from Coleofasciculaceae cyanobacterium:
TCCGTAATAGACTGCTTCAAAAAGGTTAAAGCGCACCGCCCCGTCGGAGGAAACCTCCGACATAGGGACGGAGCAAGCAGGAAAAAAGAATTAATCGCTACAAAGGCTCAAGCGATCATTGCTCATCACCAGGTATTTAACACCTGAGTTAAACCGCCACAAACAACCTCTCGAACTCTACGAAAAAACTTGAAATGGTCGGTGTGCCAGCGGATTGTTAGCCCGTGTCTTCGTGTTCAACGAATCACTTTGCCCCGCCGCTACACCCGATGATCGCAACGAAGCTAATCAAACCCGAGACTCAAAACGGAGCAAACAAAATGCGAGACTATTGGTAAAACGCGCTCAACGAAGTAAACGAAGCAAAAAGCGAGCAACTTTGTATTAGTCCTTTGCACCAATAAACCTGTCCAATTCTTATTACCCTAAATTGCTGCGTAGCCTAGCGATGTCACGATGCGGGGGAATACCGAATAGTTTTTTATATTCCCGGCTGAAATAAGACGGGTCATCGTAGCCTACGCGGAAGCTGGCGCTCGCCACGTCCATGTTTTCGCCGAGCATCAGACGGCGTGCTTCCTGAAGCCGTATTTGTTTCTGGAACTGCAAAGGACTCATCGCTGTGACGGACTTAAAATGTTGGTGAAAGCCTGATACGCTCATGCCGATTTCGCGGGCTGTATCTTCAATTTCCATTGGTTGATCGATGTTCTCGCGTATTTGCTTGACCACTCTGGAGATGCGCTGCGCGTCACCTTCGGTAGTGATAAGCTGGCTGAGCCGCGCGCTCTGTTTTCCTTTTAAAAGCCGGTAGATGATCTCGCGGATGATGAGCGGCGCTAGAAACTTCGTTTCGTCCGGCGTGTCAAATAGTTTCACCAATTTGACGACCGCATCGAGCAAATCGGCATCAACTGGGCTGACATCCATCGCCTTGACTCTGGCATCGCTTTTTTTATCGATGCTGGATTCAATCATCACCGCAGCCACAAGTGCCGGATCGAGATCTATCCGAAGATTCAAGTAAGGTTTTTCCTCAGAGGCTTCGACGACATTACTCTTAATCGGCAAATCGAGCGTCGAGATCAAGTAATGACCAGAATTATAGTGAAATAATTCATCGTTCAGAAAAACATCTTTACTGCCTTGGGCGATAACACAGAAGGCAGGCTTAAAGACGGAAGGCACGCACTCGGTCGGTTTCAACGATTGATATATGAAAATACCCGGAAACACTTCCAAGAGAGTATTTTCGGGAGCGAGACGAATCATTCTTTCGATCAGCTCTTCCCGATTGATCTGCATCTTTCGCTGTTCAAATTCTGCTTCTTTTTGGTTCATAAATTTATATTAAATGTTTTGTTTCTGTTCAACAGGTTGCACGGCAATTTTTTGGAGAATTGTCCGATTTTTTTCGATGAACGTCCTCACGCTATCGGTTTTCACGCCCGTATATTGAACTTATAAGCAAATAAACCGGAAGGAAAACAGTCATTAAACTAGAGGATCTAAAGATTATGGAAACGAAAGAAAATAAATTATTTAAAGACAAGGTTGCCTTTATCACTGGTGGTGGAACAGGTATCGGCTTGGCTACCGCTCTGGCATTTGCAAAAGAAGGTGCCAGCGTGTGCGTTGCTGGTTTGTTCGAGAAAGATATTCAAGAAGCTGTAAATCTTATCAAACAGGAAGGTAAAGAAGCGATCTCCGTCAAGTGCGATGTTCAGCAGGCGGAAGATGTCAAAGCCGCCCTCGACCAAACCATCAAAACGTATGGCAGGCTGGATTACGCTTTCAACAATGCTGGTGTAGAACAGCCGCAAATTGCATTGGCTGATATTAGCGAGGAAGAATTTGATCGCCAGATGAATATCAACCTAAAAGGTGTTTTTCTTGGCATGAAGTATCAAATTCCCCTGATTCTCAAAAGCGGCAGCGGTGCTATCGTCAACACATCTTCTGGCGCAGGAGTCAAAGGATTTAAAAAACAGGCAGCTTATACAGCAGTGAAGCATGGAGTTATTGGTCTGACCCGCTCGGCAGCCTTAGATTATGCAACAGACAATATCAGAATAAATGTCGTGGCTCCGGGCATGATTGATACGCCGATGATGGATCGATTCACGGGTGGAACGGAACAAGGGCGCAAAGGAGCTATTTCTCAGGAACCTATTGGCAGAATGGGAACACCGGAAGAAATTGCCAATGCTGTCATCTGGCTATGCTCGGATGCTTCATCCTTTGTCACAGGTCACGCGCTAGTAGCTGACGGCGGACAAACGGTATAAGAAAAGCGTTTTTACTAGCAGAGCTTTCTAAAACTTTTAGCAGCATCGCCGCCAATGTTTGCATTTAGAAAACCAGCAATAAATACAGAGCAAGAAGTAAGTGAAATGAAAATAAAACACGTATTAATTCTAGCAATGATGACTCTGACGCTTGGCGGACAGGCTTACACACAAACAGAACAAAAAGAACAATCAAAACAAACGGCAGAAATGGAACAAGTAACACCAAAGGAATATACAACTTTTGAGGTAAGCGACAACGTTGCGATGTATAAGGTTACTTTTAAAAACCAATACAAAATGAATGTTGCGGGACATCTATTTATTCCCAAGAATTTAGATCGAAGTAAAAAACATTCAGCGATCGTTGTCGGGCACCCTATGGGGGCTGTAAAAGAACAAAGTGCCAACGTGTATGCTGCAAATATGGCTGAACGAGGGTTTGTAACTTTATCTCTTGACTTGTCTTTCTGGGGTGAAAGTGAGGGTGAACCACGCAACGCTGTTGCACCTGATATTTATTCTGAAGATTTCAGTGCGGCAATTGACTTTCTTGGCACTCGTCCCTTTGTTGAGAGAAACCGAATTGGAATCATTGGAGTTTGTGGTAGTGGAAGCTTTGTTATCAGTGCCGCTAAGATTGACCCGCGGATGAAAGCTATCGCAACTGTCAGCATGTACGATATGGGAGCAGCCAACCGAAATGCACTTAACCATTCACTGACCCTTGAGCAGAGAAAGAAAATCCACCAGGAGGCTGCGGAGCAACGTTATGTAGAGTTTACCGATGGTGAAACCAAATACACAAGCGGGACTGTACATAAGTTAGATGAAAACACAGATCCCATCCAGCGTGAGTTTTATGATTTCTACCGCACTCCGCGAGGTGAATACACGCCTAAAGGAGGGTCGCCAGAACTCACAACGCACCCGACGCTAAGCAGTAACGTTAAGTTTATGAATTTTTATCCGTTTAATGACATAGAAACGATTTCCCCTCGTCCTATGCTTTTCATCACGGGTGATAAGGCTCACTCAAGAGAGTTTAGTGAGGATGCCTACAAACGTGCAGCCGAACCCAAAGAATTGTCTATTGTTCCAAATGCAGGTCACGTAGATTTATATGACAAAGTGGAGTTAATTCCATTTGATAAGTTGGAAGCATTTTTTACTGAACATTTAAAGTAACGTGATGTTCGGGATAAGAACCGAAGAATTATTGAAAAAACCGTCATTCTATCTCAAATTACGGTCTCTTTACAAGTAATTTCGACAATAATTGAAACAAACAAATCTTTGTCACGATGATTAAATCCGTATTTGCACTCGAAAGAGTGCAAATAAAAGTTCTGTTAAAGATTGACTCTCGATTTTTAAGAAGCGGGCTAAGCATTCATTATCAGGA
This window harbors:
- a CDS encoding SDR family oxidoreductase — translated: METKENKLFKDKVAFITGGGTGIGLATALAFAKEGASVCVAGLFEKDIQEAVNLIKQEGKEAISVKCDVQQAEDVKAALDQTIKTYGRLDYAFNNAGVEQPQIALADISEEEFDRQMNINLKGVFLGMKYQIPLILKSGSGAIVNTSSGAGVKGFKKQAAYTAVKHGVIGLTRSAALDYATDNIRINVVAPGMIDTPMMDRFTGGTEQGRKGAISQEPIGRMGTPEEIANAVIWLCSDASSFVTGHALVADGGQTV
- a CDS encoding alpha/beta hydrolase; the protein is MFAFRKPAINTEQEVSEMKIKHVLILAMMTLTLGGQAYTQTEQKEQSKQTAEMEQVTPKEYTTFEVSDNVAMYKVTFKNQYKMNVAGHLFIPKNLDRSKKHSAIVVGHPMGAVKEQSANVYAANMAERGFVTLSLDLSFWGESEGEPRNAVAPDIYSEDFSAAIDFLGTRPFVERNRIGIIGVCGSGSFVISAAKIDPRMKAIATVSMYDMGAANRNALNHSLTLEQRKKIHQEAAEQRYVEFTDGETKYTSGTVHKLDENTDPIQREFYDFYRTPRGEYTPKGGSPELTTHPTLSSNVKFMNFYPFNDIETISPRPMLFITGDKAHSREFSEDAYKRAAEPKELSIVPNAGHVDLYDKVELIPFDKLEAFFTEHLK
- a CDS encoding AraC family transcriptional regulator: MNQKEAEFEQRKMQINREELIERMIRLAPENTLLEVFPGIFIYQSLKPTECVPSVFKPAFCVIAQGSKDVFLNDELFHYNSGHYLISTLDLPIKSNVVEASEEKPYLNLRIDLDPALVAAVMIESSIDKKSDARVKAMDVSPVDADLLDAVVKLVKLFDTPDETKFLAPLIIREIIYRLLKGKQSARLSQLITTEGDAQRISRVVKQIRENIDQPMEIEDTAREIGMSVSGFHQHFKSVTAMSPLQFQKQIRLQEARRLMLGENMDVASASFRVGYDDPSYFSREYKKLFGIPPHRDIARLRSNLG